A DNA window from Bacillus oleivorans contains the following coding sequences:
- a CDS encoding S9 family peptidase — MIKFPKPDVEQFFRTLLIQDFTVRPDEKQLVFSTNLSGHYNLWAMDLPNQFPYQLTFKDQSAQALHYAKTGDFIIVGFDQDGDENTQLYALQPHGGELVPVRVQEKERHFLASVSKDGKRLYYTGTKYNPRFLNSYVYSLETGEEKMILEGKEAPTFIAAVSPDESSLVYVKNYGNTYSLAYVHTNNGDLLLTPETAEQHTVSQLVYTSENEIYFLTDYDADLSYLAKFNLETKEFSKVLEVEGEDFSDVKYSKKDNLLYLVGSYGVEDRLYQYDLAGGKLTQLKAPTSVIVKAAIMDSGNLYLLGRDATRPFNIFKSTDRGSTWEELTHYRVPGVKDEDLVEPEVLRYPSFDGLEIEALFFRAKKENSNGHVILWPHGGPQSLERKWFRARFQFLVNRGYSIFAPNFRGSSNYGLTFMKMVEGDWGHGPRLDNIEGLEWLIKNGYADRDKILLMGGSYGGYMALLLHGRHADYFKAVVDIFGVSNLFSFYESVPEFWKPFMNQWVGDPVKDKDKLTEDSPITHLDGMVKPMLVIQGANDPRVVKAESDQVVDALRAKGRDVEYLVLEDEGHGFSKKENEIKVDRKILEFFERFAD, encoded by the coding sequence ATGATAAAGTTTCCGAAACCGGATGTGGAGCAATTTTTTCGAACACTTTTAATCCAGGACTTTACGGTTCGTCCTGATGAAAAGCAGCTGGTTTTCAGTACGAATTTAAGCGGTCATTATAATTTATGGGCAATGGATTTGCCGAATCAATTTCCTTATCAGCTCACCTTTAAAGATCAGAGTGCACAAGCACTCCATTATGCGAAAACGGGCGATTTTATTATAGTTGGGTTTGATCAGGATGGGGATGAAAATACACAGCTGTATGCGCTTCAGCCGCATGGAGGAGAATTGGTGCCTGTCCGGGTGCAAGAGAAGGAACGTCATTTCCTAGCGAGCGTTTCAAAAGATGGCAAACGCCTCTATTATACAGGAACTAAGTATAATCCCCGATTTTTAAATTCTTATGTTTACAGCCTCGAAACCGGCGAAGAAAAAATGATTTTAGAAGGTAAGGAAGCACCTACTTTTATTGCTGCAGTCAGCCCTGATGAAAGCAGTCTTGTTTATGTTAAAAATTACGGCAATACATATTCGCTTGCTTATGTTCATACTAATAACGGAGATTTATTATTAACACCAGAAACCGCTGAACAGCATACAGTATCCCAATTGGTCTATACATCGGAAAATGAAATCTACTTTTTAACGGACTATGATGCTGATCTTTCCTACTTAGCTAAGTTTAATTTAGAGACAAAAGAGTTTTCTAAAGTCCTTGAAGTAGAAGGTGAAGATTTTTCTGATGTCAAATACAGTAAAAAAGATAACCTTCTTTATTTAGTTGGGTCCTATGGGGTTGAAGACCGGTTATATCAATATGATTTAGCAGGTGGCAAGCTAACACAGCTAAAAGCACCGACCAGTGTCATCGTAAAGGCAGCAATCATGGATAGCGGAAACCTTTATTTACTGGGTCGAGATGCGACAAGACCATTTAATATTTTTAAATCAACTGATCGGGGAAGTACTTGGGAGGAGCTTACTCATTACCGGGTGCCAGGCGTAAAAGATGAAGATCTTGTTGAGCCAGAAGTGTTAAGGTATCCCTCTTTTGATGGACTTGAAATTGAAGCTCTTTTCTTTAGAGCAAAAAAAGAAAACTCGAACGGTCATGTGATCCTCTGGCCGCATGGAGGACCGCAATCATTAGAGAGAAAATGGTTCAGGGCTCGATTCCAATTTCTTGTTAATCGCGGTTACTCGATTTTTGCTCCTAACTTCCGCGGTTCGTCGAACTATGGCCTTACGTTTATGAAAATGGTAGAAGGAGACTGGGGGCATGGTCCGCGCCTTGATAACATTGAGGGTCTCGAATGGCTAATTAAAAATGGCTATGCCGACCGTGATAAAATTTTATTAATGGGCGGAAGCTATGGCGGATATATGGCGCTGCTCCTTCATGGCCGACATGCTGATTACTTTAAAGCCGTTGTTGATATTTTTGGCGTCAGCAACTTATTCTCATTCTACGAATCAGTTCCAGAGTTTTGGAAGCCATTTATGAACCAATGGGTGGGTGACCCCGTTAAGGATAAAGATAAGCTAACAGAAGACTCGCCAATTACTCATTTAGACGGAATGGTTAAACCAATGCTGGTCATTCAAGGGGCGAATGACCCCCGTGTGGTCAAAGCCGAATCGGACCAGGTTGTAGACGCATTAAGAGCAAAGGGCAGGGATGTGGAATATCTTGTTCTAGAAGATGAAGGGCATGGCTTCTCGAAGAAAGAAAATGAAATCAAGGTAGACCGGAAAATTCTAGAGTTTTTTGAGCGGTTTGCAGACTGA
- a CDS encoding helix-turn-helix transcriptional regulator: protein MTESEHIKMTEKAIDYMYQYLDKEITTEEIAAHVGYSTYHFIRIFKEVTGITPRHYLSALRIESSKFLLLHSTDSNLKTLLSIGFRSMGSFSSRFKQYVGLSPKSFRKKTSTYAQQLQKYQEKGGSTIGENIRRVPYVTSYIEAPASFKGLIFIGLFPRPIPDQRPAVGTAIKHTQKYCVFSEVPKGEYYVMAAGLPWGLNPKNYIISKTSLRGKSDKIIVSEDSNIEVKIELREPLPFDPPILINLPYLLFENDKKS, encoded by the coding sequence ATGACTGAAAGTGAACATATTAAAATGACAGAAAAGGCGATTGATTATATGTATCAGTATCTGGACAAAGAAATAACAACAGAGGAGATTGCTGCTCATGTTGGCTATAGTACATACCATTTTATCCGTATTTTTAAAGAGGTTACTGGTATCACGCCCCGTCATTATTTGTCTGCTCTCCGCATCGAATCAAGTAAGTTTCTTCTCTTACATTCAACAGATTCCAATTTAAAAACTCTCCTCTCGATCGGTTTCCGCAGCATGGGCTCATTCTCGAGTCGCTTTAAGCAATACGTGGGCTTATCACCCAAATCATTTCGTAAAAAAACAAGCACCTATGCTCAGCAACTGCAGAAGTATCAGGAAAAGGGCGGCAGCACAATAGGAGAGAATATCCGAAGAGTACCTTATGTGACTAGTTATATCGAAGCCCCTGCCTCCTTTAAAGGACTAATATTTATTGGATTATTTCCTAGGCCGATTCCTGATCAGCGTCCAGCAGTTGGAACAGCCATTAAACATACCCAAAAATATTGTGTGTTCTCCGAAGTTCCAAAGGGAGAATACTATGTTATGGCAGCAGGTCTTCCATGGGGACTTAATCCTAAAAATTACATTATATCAAAAACGTCGCTTCGCGGAAAATCAGATAAAATCATTGTTTCCGAAGATTCCAACATAGAAGTAAAAATAGAATTGCGTGAGCCGCTGCCTTTTGATCCGCCGATCTTAATAAATCTTCCATATTTATTATTTGAAAATGATAAAAAGTCATAA
- a CDS encoding DUF899 family protein — MNTVDLEQQIEQLEAEIHEKKIKLAQMRKAKAERPVQNYAFLNPDGDTVYLSDLFCDKNELIVIHNMGKACSYCTMWADGFSSLYHHIARKAAFVLESPDEPSVLGDFAAERRWTFPVVSSHSQTFKEDVGFAKGKQYMPGVSVFRRDQEGRIFQGATAPFGPGDDYCIVWPLFDLLPSGYEDYRPTKDLNDRAPFRLTHNIAVQVQDYEKALAFYQNIIGMAQDRVIANESRLSLGGTNFYIEKAAEQVEPGQVFFELSVSDYQEAKMKLIEAGCKITKVFHEKSEMFQDPYGLKFHLFQGTK; from the coding sequence ATGAACACTGTTGACTTAGAACAGCAAATCGAACAGCTTGAAGCAGAAATACATGAGAAAAAGATTAAACTTGCCCAGATGCGAAAGGCAAAAGCTGAGAGACCTGTACAAAATTATGCATTTTTAAACCCGGATGGAGACACTGTTTACCTATCGGACTTATTTTGCGATAAAAATGAATTGATCGTTATACATAATATGGGAAAAGCTTGTTCCTATTGTACGATGTGGGCAGACGGGTTCTCAAGTCTTTACCATCACATTGCCCGCAAGGCCGCTTTTGTTTTGGAATCACCAGATGAACCAAGTGTATTGGGTGATTTTGCCGCGGAACGACGCTGGACCTTCCCGGTGGTATCCTCTCATAGTCAAACCTTTAAGGAAGATGTCGGTTTTGCCAAGGGAAAACAGTACATGCCTGGAGTTTCCGTTTTTCGGCGTGATCAGGAAGGCAGAATTTTTCAAGGCGCAACTGCCCCATTCGGTCCCGGAGATGATTATTGTATAGTCTGGCCATTATTTGATTTACTTCCATCTGGCTATGAGGACTATCGTCCAACTAAAGATTTAAATGATCGTGCCCCTTTCCGGCTGACTCATAATATCGCCGTTCAGGTACAAGATTACGAGAAGGCTCTTGCTTTCTATCAAAATATAATTGGCATGGCGCAAGATAGAGTTATCGCAAATGAGTCAAGGTTAAGCTTAGGCGGAACCAACTTTTATATTGAAAAAGCAGCCGAACAAGTCGAACCAGGCCAAGTTTTCTTTGAGTTATCCGTAAGTGATTACCAAGAAGCAAAAATGAAATTAATCGAAGCAGGATGTAAGATAACCAAGGTATTCCATGAGAAAAGCGAGATGTTTCAAGACCCATATGGATTGAAGTTTCACTTGTTCCAAGGAACTAAATAA
- a CDS encoding VOC family protein, translated as MLNEICALTIKVKDIQESLYFYSELLGFQVSKYYGESIVSLQHKDLPIILEKANDLHLPPKGNVLPALVSEKLDEDIQALREKGVTVIFDEPKPCPPGRYTVIEDPTGNQIEILEFSK; from the coding sequence ATGTTAAATGAAATATGTGCATTAACAATTAAAGTGAAAGATATCCAAGAATCCCTTTATTTTTATTCCGAGTTGCTTGGCTTTCAAGTATCCAAGTACTATGGTGAATCCATAGTAAGCTTACAGCATAAAGATCTTCCAATCATACTAGAGAAAGCGAATGACCTTCATTTACCTCCTAAAGGGAATGTGCTTCCTGCACTTGTTTCGGAAAAATTAGATGAAGACATTCAAGCACTGCGTGAAAAAGGAGTTACAGTAATATTTGATGAACCAAAACCGTGTCCGCCAGGAAGGTACACTGTGATTGAAGATCCAACTGGCAATCAGATTGAAATACTGGAATTTTCTAAGTAA
- a CDS encoding VOC family protein: MIYEMTIQVRVQDFTKGLYWYTSFLQKEPDFIPHEGFAEWEIIPKCWLQVAQGTPAKGSGPFRVGIDQLEAERKRLVEELGVDYFEIESRPEVPVKWATFSDPWGNLIGLFEYITKEN; this comes from the coding sequence ATGATTTATGAAATGACAATCCAAGTACGGGTTCAGGATTTTACAAAAGGACTGTACTGGTATACATCATTCCTTCAAAAAGAACCTGATTTTATCCCGCACGAAGGGTTTGCAGAATGGGAAATCATTCCTAAATGCTGGCTTCAAGTCGCTCAAGGGACCCCAGCAAAGGGAAGCGGGCCATTTCGAGTTGGAATTGATCAGCTTGAAGCGGAACGAAAAAGACTTGTGGAGGAATTAGGGGTTGATTATTTTGAAATTGAGTCAAGACCTGAGGTACCCGTCAAATGGGCAACATTTTCTGACCCATGGGGAAATCTGATTGGGCTGTTTGAATACATAACGAAAGAGAACTAG
- a CDS encoding M55 family metallopeptidase, with amino-acid sequence MRIYICADGEGISGIVSSEEMHYKGREWEHFRKLMTMDVNVAIAGAFEAGATEVVVNDAHWNSLNLIYEELDPRADIIRGSTKELSMVHQIDQADGLFFIGLHAKVGHSHGVGNESYFGPEMYELRMNGKPIGELELFGAIAGYYDVPVLMVSGDDCLAAEAQESIGDIETAVVKYSINRFAARCLSLERAHKEIKEKAFRAVKRFKEINPFKVEGPVEFEVEWTGTAECKKASLVPGTYVKSPRIIAYKGETVLEAWKGIYPAMLLGASAFDKYYG; translated from the coding sequence ATGAGAATTTATATTTGTGCCGATGGCGAAGGAATTTCAGGCATTGTCAGTTCTGAGGAAATGCATTACAAAGGCCGAGAATGGGAGCATTTCCGCAAACTGATGACGATGGATGTTAATGTTGCGATTGCAGGCGCTTTTGAAGCAGGAGCCACTGAAGTCGTGGTGAATGATGCTCATTGGAATAGTTTAAATTTAATATATGAAGAATTGGATCCAAGAGCGGATATAATTAGGGGATCGACAAAGGAATTAAGTATGGTCCATCAAATAGACCAAGCTGATGGTTTATTTTTTATTGGTCTTCACGCAAAAGTTGGACATTCACATGGAGTTGGAAATGAATCGTATTTTGGTCCTGAGATGTATGAGTTGAGGATGAATGGAAAACCAATTGGAGAATTGGAGCTTTTTGGTGCAATCGCAGGATACTACGATGTTCCTGTTTTAATGGTTTCTGGGGATGACTGTTTAGCGGCTGAAGCCCAAGAGTCTATCGGCGACATTGAAACTGCTGTTGTTAAATATTCGATAAATCGGTTCGCAGCAAGGTGTTTGTCACTGGAAAGAGCCCATAAAGAAATAAAGGAAAAAGCGTTTCGGGCAGTTAAAAGATTCAAGGAAATAAATCCATTTAAAGTCGAAGGTCCGGTTGAATTTGAAGTGGAGTGGACAGGTACCGCCGAATGTAAAAAAGCTAGCCTCGTTCCTGGTACATATGTGAAATCTCCGAGAATTATAGCTTATAAAGGGGAAACCGTTTTGGAGGCCTGGAAGGGCATTTATCCTGCGATGCTCTTGGGAGCGTCTGCTTTTGATAAGTATTATGGATAG
- a CDS encoding DUF6944 family repetitive protein gives MEEQDKLIFGAWVQAIGTVIAAIGSTPIQKLPSEWREAFSLWGNVMQATGNALVADGEDEFYERVGNEIQAIGNVTVVAGLVIEFEGDIGERLNITGNWMQSLGAATAFGYELDQEPDDSLPLEISGNLLQMLGNAMQALGGIYKLEEKKDRYSFSSKNHDDLSQSLEVNGSWIQAVGSVLSLLANLKETSNKAANSN, from the coding sequence ATGGAAGAACAAGACAAATTAATATTTGGAGCATGGGTGCAAGCCATCGGAACGGTTATCGCTGCTATCGGCAGTACTCCTATACAAAAACTTCCCAGTGAATGGAGAGAAGCTTTTAGCTTATGGGGCAATGTTATGCAAGCCACTGGAAATGCACTTGTAGCCGATGGAGAAGATGAGTTTTATGAAAGGGTTGGCAATGAAATACAAGCTATTGGTAATGTCACTGTTGTTGCCGGTTTAGTAATCGAATTTGAAGGTGATATTGGAGAAAGATTAAATATTACGGGAAATTGGATGCAATCTTTGGGAGCAGCAACTGCATTTGGCTATGAGTTAGATCAGGAACCTGATGATTCTTTGCCCCTTGAAATATCAGGAAACTTATTACAAATGCTCGGGAATGCCATGCAGGCACTTGGCGGAATTTATAAATTAGAGGAAAAAAAGGACAGGTATTCATTTAGCTCAAAAAATCATGATGATTTATCTCAGTCCCTCGAAGTGAATGGAAGCTGGATACAAGCAGTAGGGTCAGTTCTCTCATTGCTTGCTAACTTAAAAGAAACATCAAACAAAGCAGCCAATTCAAATTAG
- a CDS encoding VOC family protein — MRNTNKVFHLAIPCKDLDDTVEFYEKLGCQLARRYDDRVTFNFFGDQVVCHLGPDEIDNEPKMYPRHFGITFLEKQEYNDTLEYAIRHNLPFFTEPMVRFEGRQEEHLTFFLIDPSNNLLEFKYYYDVNMVY, encoded by the coding sequence ATGAGAAATACAAATAAAGTGTTTCATCTCGCTATTCCGTGCAAGGATTTGGATGATACAGTAGAGTTTTACGAAAAATTAGGATGTCAGCTGGCCAGAAGATATGATGATCGAGTTACCTTTAATTTTTTTGGTGACCAGGTTGTTTGTCATTTGGGCCCCGATGAAATAGATAATGAACCGAAAATGTATCCTCGTCACTTTGGCATTACCTTTTTAGAAAAACAGGAATATAATGATACTCTAGAGTATGCCATTAGACATAATCTCCCTTTTTTTACAGAACCGATGGTAAGGTTTGAAGGAAGACAGGAAGAACATTTAACTTTTTTTTTAATCGATCCGTCCAATAATTTATTAGAATTTAAATATTATTATGATGTAAATATGGTTTATTAA
- a CDS encoding phosphodiester glycosidase family protein yields the protein MKRQRWLMILLVFVMTMTAFFTSVHAETAGNPISDVRSSSSDRTEPTVTVGPAGPTLISDEYTKTIGPGIELTTFERFDARGWLNGEVLTVQLANGQVTADLLFPGVITSARPLSEMARLSGAVAGVNGDFFDINNTKAPSGTMIQEGTLLKGPQGSHTLTAGVDNQGLGQIANVFLEGTVKLPTGDVPLAALNQSSIPANGIGLYTTVWGQAQRPASGNPVYEVTIQNNKVATVSDQVGSGEIPENTYVLVGRDQGANVLKQLSIGDEVTVEYAPRVNSDTLMKFAIGGNIKLVDNGEVPANLDDSTTAPRTAVGFSEDGQTMILVLVDGRQTDSRGMTIKEMAELMKEYGAYQALNIDGGGSSTMVARMPGYENAEVVNNPSDGSERSVPNGIGIFVEPGSGMLKGFAVETASNEAGSHRVFPGLSRTFVGLGYDENYFPVEVEDIRWQALPADVGKFEADGVFRAKKSGSAVAEAQIQASKGTLEVTVLGELDRIEASESYLGLEMGRNGSFSVVGYDQNGYSAPIEARDTDLSYNQSVVAVEANDDGSFTVTPKQDGGSTLISIKVLNKEFHLPVTIGLATVEIADFEDKSGWTFTKYPANVGASMEVAEGREGNGIQLNYDFSTTTATRAAYLQASPRLDLPGDVQKMGLWVKGDGKGAWLRTVITDASNTNYTLTLANEVNWTGWRYVETSLPEGIRYPVQLYRIYPVETNRNEQYTGQLVFDQLTIKVPPTIDMPEQQESSEDPLVLQNQIIEGERWKFAVLSDSQFVASSPNSPQVEMARESLRQIVAENPDFLVINGDLVDTGWKEDFVFAKQVLEEEVGYAFPIYYTPGNHEIAGSGSLDNFLEVFGENRYSFDHKGTRFILLDSATGSFRTSDFQQLIELKMSLEEAASDPSIKNVVVLGHHPTRDPLPTKNSQLSDRKEAELLERWLTEFRKKSGGKGTIYISGHAHTVHVERVEGVPYMVTGAAGKAPYGAADAGGFYAWTLFGVDPTPVPEEANGPENGAANGRINGTDWIQAEVRPLLESITLDAKTVLAAGETLTINAVGHQSGNLDFPLSYPASVIWEGSENVFVGTGTELEQAKKSGQYAAIFNTATNELTALKADTITIRVKSNNMEAEQQIQIQ from the coding sequence ATGAAACGACAAAGGTGGCTGATGATTTTATTAGTTTTTGTCATGACCATGACAGCCTTTTTCACAAGTGTGCATGCAGAAACAGCTGGAAATCCAATATCTGATGTACGCTCGTCATCCTCAGATCGAACAGAACCTACTGTAACCGTTGGACCAGCTGGGCCAACACTCATTTCAGATGAATATACAAAAACTATTGGTCCTGGAATTGAGTTAACCACTTTTGAAAGGTTTGATGCCCGGGGCTGGCTAAATGGTGAAGTACTGACCGTTCAATTGGCGAACGGCCAAGTGACTGCAGACCTATTATTTCCGGGAGTGATAACATCAGCAAGACCTCTTTCAGAAATGGCTCGCCTTTCTGGAGCTGTAGCAGGTGTCAATGGAGACTTTTTTGATATTAATAATACAAAAGCTCCGTCAGGAACGATGATTCAGGAAGGTACCTTATTAAAAGGTCCACAAGGCTCACACACGTTGACAGCGGGTGTCGATAACCAAGGTTTAGGTCAAATTGCGAACGTTTTTCTAGAAGGAACTGTAAAATTGCCTACAGGTGATGTTCCTCTTGCTGCTCTCAATCAATCTAGTATTCCTGCTAATGGAATTGGACTTTATACGACTGTATGGGGCCAAGCGCAAAGACCGGCAAGCGGAAATCCAGTCTATGAAGTAACGATTCAAAATAATAAAGTAGCAACTGTATCTGATCAAGTTGGCAGCGGCGAGATTCCAGAAAATACATACGTGCTTGTCGGGCGTGATCAGGGGGCAAATGTATTAAAGCAACTATCTATAGGGGATGAAGTTACCGTTGAATATGCACCAAGAGTAAATAGTGATACCCTCATGAAATTTGCGATAGGCGGTAACATTAAACTAGTAGATAACGGAGAAGTTCCGGCAAACTTGGATGACAGTACAACAGCTCCAAGAACAGCTGTCGGTTTTTCAGAAGATGGTCAAACAATGATTCTAGTATTAGTAGACGGAAGACAAACCGACAGTCGCGGTATGACGATTAAGGAAATGGCAGAATTAATGAAGGAATATGGTGCGTACCAAGCACTAAATATTGATGGCGGGGGTTCCTCGACAATGGTTGCGAGAATGCCGGGTTACGAGAATGCGGAAGTCGTTAATAACCCTTCTGATGGATCAGAGCGTTCTGTACCAAATGGTATTGGTATTTTTGTAGAACCTGGCAGCGGTATGCTTAAAGGCTTTGCTGTCGAAACTGCGTCAAACGAGGCAGGCAGCCATCGAGTGTTCCCTGGTTTAAGCAGAACCTTTGTAGGCTTAGGCTACGATGAAAATTATTTCCCAGTTGAAGTAGAGGATATCAGATGGCAAGCCCTCCCAGCTGATGTGGGCAAATTTGAGGCAGACGGGGTATTTCGGGCGAAAAAATCTGGTTCAGCAGTAGCAGAAGCTCAAATCCAAGCTTCGAAAGGAACTTTGGAGGTCACAGTTCTTGGAGAATTGGATCGAATTGAGGCATCCGAATCCTATCTAGGCCTTGAAATGGGCAGAAATGGCAGCTTTTCTGTAGTTGGCTATGATCAAAATGGCTATTCTGCACCGATCGAAGCACGAGATACAGATCTAAGCTACAACCAATCAGTAGTTGCTGTTGAAGCAAATGACGATGGAAGTTTTACAGTCACTCCTAAACAGGATGGAGGTTCAACCCTTATTTCGATTAAGGTTTTAAATAAGGAATTCCATCTGCCTGTTACGATTGGGCTCGCTACCGTTGAAATTGCAGATTTTGAGGACAAATCAGGCTGGACGTTTACCAAATATCCGGCAAATGTCGGGGCTTCAATGGAAGTAGCTGAAGGCAGAGAAGGGAATGGAATCCAGTTAAACTATGATTTTTCAACCACTACGGCAACACGAGCAGCTTACCTGCAAGCCTCACCAAGACTGGATCTTCCTGGGGATGTGCAAAAGATGGGTCTTTGGGTCAAAGGGGATGGAAAGGGGGCATGGCTCCGAACCGTTATAACCGATGCCTCCAATACTAATTACACATTAACTTTAGCGAACGAAGTAAATTGGACTGGATGGAGATACGTTGAAACTTCTCTTCCAGAAGGGATTCGTTATCCAGTTCAGTTATATCGAATCTATCCAGTAGAAACAAATCGAAATGAGCAATACACAGGACAATTAGTGTTTGACCAATTGACCATTAAAGTTCCGCCTACCATTGACATGCCTGAACAACAAGAAAGCAGTGAAGATCCGCTAGTTCTTCAGAATCAGATCATTGAAGGTGAACGCTGGAAATTTGCTGTTCTTTCTGACAGTCAATTTGTCGCAAGCTCTCCAAATAGCCCGCAGGTGGAGATGGCGCGCGAATCACTTCGCCAAATAGTTGCTGAAAACCCTGATTTTCTAGTTATTAATGGCGATTTGGTTGACACTGGCTGGAAAGAAGATTTTGTTTTTGCCAAACAGGTGCTTGAGGAAGAGGTAGGATACGCTTTTCCAATCTACTATACTCCTGGGAACCATGAAATTGCAGGCTCAGGTTCATTGGATAATTTCTTAGAGGTATTTGGTGAAAATCGATATAGCTTTGATCATAAGGGAACAAGGTTTATACTTTTAGATTCGGCGACAGGCAGCTTCCGGACAAGTGATTTTCAGCAATTAATTGAATTAAAAATGTCTTTGGAAGAAGCCGCTTCAGATCCTTCCATTAAAAATGTCGTAGTACTAGGACATCATCCAACACGTGATCCGCTGCCTACGAAAAATAGTCAGTTATCTGATCGCAAAGAGGCCGAGCTATTGGAGAGATGGCTAACCGAATTTAGGAAGAAATCAGGCGGAAAAGGCACGATTTACATCAGCGGCCATGCTCATACAGTTCACGTAGAACGGGTAGAAGGCGTTCCATATATGGTGACTGGGGCAGCTGGAAAAGCCCCTTATGGTGCGGCTGATGCTGGCGGATTTTATGCATGGACCCTATTCGGAGTGGATCCGACACCTGTACCTGAAGAGGCGAATGGTCCGGAAAATGGAGCAGCAAACGGCCGTATCAATGGTACAGATTGGATTCAAGCAGAGGTCCGTCCGCTATTAGAATCGATAACATTAGATGCAAAAACTGTTCTTGCTGCTGGTGAGACTTTAACGATTAATGCGGTTGGTCATCAGTCAGGTAATTTAGATTTTCCTTTAAGTTATCCTGCGTCCGTTATTTGGGAAGGCAGTGAAAATGTCTTTGTGGGCACAGGGACTGAATTGGAACAGGCCAAAAAGTCTGGCCAGTATGCGGCTATATTTAATACCGCTACCAATGAACTGACCGCTTTAAAAGCTGATACAATCACAATTAGAGTGAAATCAAATAACATGGAAGCAGAACAGCAGATTCAGATCCAATAA
- a CDS encoding NAD-dependent epimerase — protein MSRPKTILITGSAGFIGYHLAQRLLLEGYIIIGIDDFNNYYDVRLKEARLDRLKGHHNFSFERVSIEDRAAISRVFSQHSIDIVVHLAAQAGVRYSLENPHAYIDSNVVGFMNILECCRKQEIEHLLFASSSSVYGANKKTPFSTEDRVDHPVSLYAATKRANELMAHTYSHLYRLPTTGLRFFTVYGPWGRPDMSYFKFTKAIFGEEPIQIFNYGKMKRDFTYIDDIVEGIVRLLYKKPDPIQSSDLLSQAPYKIYNLGNNQPVELLTFISVIEEKIGKKAIKEFLPMQAGDVPVTFADVDDLMIDVGFKPKTSIEKGLGKFIDWYRNFYNV, from the coding sequence ATGTCCCGTCCTAAAACGATTTTGATAACGGGCAGTGCCGGATTTATTGGATACCATTTGGCACAACGGTTACTTTTAGAGGGTTATATAATTATTGGAATAGACGACTTTAATAACTACTATGATGTTCGTTTAAAAGAGGCACGATTAGATAGACTTAAGGGACATCATAATTTTTCATTTGAACGAGTTTCCATTGAGGATAGGGCAGCAATTTCCAGGGTATTTTCCCAACATTCAATAGATATTGTTGTTCATTTAGCTGCTCAGGCAGGTGTGCGTTATAGCCTTGAAAATCCTCACGCGTATATTGATTCAAACGTCGTCGGGTTTATGAACATTCTGGAATGCTGCCGGAAACAAGAGATTGAACATCTTCTGTTTGCTTCATCTAGTTCTGTTTATGGAGCCAATAAAAAGACTCCATTTTCGACAGAGGATCGGGTTGATCATCCAGTCAGTTTATACGCTGCCACTAAACGGGCAAACGAATTAATGGCACACACCTATAGTCATTTATATCGTCTTCCCACAACAGGTTTACGGTTTTTTACAGTCTATGGTCCATGGGGAAGACCTGACATGTCGTATTTTAAATTTACAAAAGCTATATTTGGGGAGGAACCTATCCAAATTTTTAACTATGGAAAAATGAAGCGTGATTTTACTTATATTGATGATATTGTGGAGGGAATCGTTAGGTTGCTTTACAAAAAACCTGATCCAATCCAATCATCTGATCTATTAAGCCAGGCTCCCTATAAAATCTATAATTTAGGAAATAATCAGCCTGTTGAGTTATTAACGTTTATTTCGGTGATCGAGGAAAAGATTGGGAAAAAGGCAATAAAAGAATTTCTTCCTATGCAGGCTGGGGATGTTCCAGTCACGTTTGCGGATGTTGATGATCTAATGATTGATGTCGGCTTTAAACCAAAGACAAGCATAGAAAAAGGACTTGGAAAGTTTATTGATTGGTACCGCAATTTTTATAACGTATAG